The proteins below come from a single Stomoxys calcitrans chromosome 1, idStoCalc2.1, whole genome shotgun sequence genomic window:
- the LOC106092177 gene encoding probable serine hydrolase, which produces MENPTHECIEFQIPVPWGFLSCQWYGTRKVRPILALHGWQDNSGTWIPLLPYLPGHVGLFCVEFPGHGRSSKLPKGVIHHILDYINIVELIVKTFNWQKVSLLGHSLGGVVAYIYATLFPERIDLLIQLDVVKMPYRSPEFQLRAYRITIEKQLLEDERYDEEPTSYTFDELVELIHRGYRKSVNKENCKYLIERNCSRSSKDPSKLYFSTDPRIKYYVEIADQHEYNADFIKPQKNLNILMIRGTTTIYIDQESLDLLEVLKKQNPNMESYEVEGTHHVHMNSPKEVARYMRPFICKHRPPEESSSTFDANEQEECLKRFSKSKL; this is translated from the coding sequence TGCATAGAGTTTCAAATTCCTGTACCATGGGGTTTTTTGTCTTGCCAATGGTATGGAACGCGAAAAGTACGACCAATACTTGCCCTGCACGGATGGCAAGACAATTCTGGCACCTGGATACCTCTACTACCCTATCTACCAGGGCACGTTGGCTTATTTTGTGTTGAATTTCCTGGTCATGGCCGATCTTCTAAATTGCCCAAAGGTGTAATACATCATATACTCGATTACATCAATATCGTAGAACTCATTGTGAAGACTTTCAATTGGCAAAAGGTTTCGTTGCTGGGTCACTCTCTTGGTGGGGTGGTAGCTTACATATATGCCACCCTATTTCCAGAACGAATCGATCTATTGATACAACTCGACGTGGTCAAGATGCCCTATCGATCTCCTGAATTTCAGTTAAGGGCCTATAGAATCACAATTGAAAAACAGCTATTGGAGGATGAACGATACGATGAGGAACCGACCTCGTATACCTTTGACGAATTGGTAGAACTTATTCACCGAGGCTATAGAAAATCAGTGAATAAGGAAAACTGCAAGTATTTAATTGAACGCAACTGTAGTAGATCCTCAAAAGATCCCAGCAAGCTGTATTTCTCAACAGATCCCAGAATAAAATACTATGTCGAAATTGCCGATCAACATGAATACAATGCCGACTTCATCAAACCCCAAAagaatttgaatattttaatgATTAGAGGCACCACCACGATTTACATCGATCAAGAATCCTTGGATTTGCTGGAAGTTCTGAAAAAACAAAATCCCAATATGGAGAGCTATGAAGTGGAAGGCACCCACCATGTTCACATGAATAGCCCCAAAGAGGTGGCTAGGTACATGAGGCCGTTCATCTGTAAACATCGTCCCCCTGAGGAGTCATCGAGTACATTTGATGCCAACGAACAAGAGGAATGTCTAAAACGATTTTCCAAAAGTAAACTCTGA